Proteins encoded within one genomic window of Cloacibacillus sp.:
- a CDS encoding helix-turn-helix transcriptional regulator, producing the protein MKKNYREGKCGNVIGKRLKSLRGEMSQGDMARRLDITQAYLCEIEKGKRTPSFDLLCSFAEKLNTSVSFLIGENKNLSFSEIYGGSSVAPSEQENDLACELRKIIDDGRNSVSIELLLVHVKDKLRRQEPPLRGHDRDAVVSLLYGCLELLKNEDAVE; encoded by the coding sequence ATGAAGAAGAATTACAGAGAGGGCAAATGCGGCAACGTCATCGGTAAACGGCTGAAATCTCTGCGGGGAGAGATGTCGCAGGGGGATATGGCCAGACGGCTTGATATAACTCAGGCCTATTTATGTGAAATAGAAAAAGGCAAGAGAACCCCCTCCTTTGATTTATTGTGCTCATTCGCAGAAAAGCTGAATACCTCCGTCTCCTTTCTTATCGGCGAAAATAAGAATCTCTCTTTCTCGGAAATATATGGTGGCAGTAGCGTAGCCCCTTCTGAACAGGAAAACGACTTGGCCTGCGAACTGAGGAAAATCATTGACGACGGCAGAAACTCCGTATCAATCGAGCTTTTGTTGGTCCATGTAAAGGATAAGCTTCGCAGACAGGAGCCACCGCTGAGGGGACACGACAGGGATGCGGTGGTCTCTTTGCTGTACGGCTGTCTGGAGCTATTGAAGAACGAGGACGCGGTGGAGTAA
- a CDS encoding metal-dependent transcriptional regulator, producing MSMQESGENYLETILILQNKNGSVRSIDVARKLSVSKPSVSRAMGILRDDGFITMEANGELVLTEQGRARAGAIYERHRFITRFLADVVGVSPETAETDACRIEHIISEETFDKIKEYLTEK from the coding sequence ATCTCTATGCAGGAATCGGGAGAAAACTATCTTGAGACAATATTGATACTACAAAATAAAAACGGCTCCGTACGCTCAATAGATGTGGCGCGCAAGCTATCCGTCAGCAAACCGAGCGTAAGCCGTGCGATGGGGATATTAAGGGACGATGGTTTTATAACGATGGAGGCCAACGGCGAGCTGGTCCTCACGGAACAGGGCCGCGCACGGGCCGGCGCGATCTATGAACGGCACCGTTTCATCACGAGGTTCCTTGCCGACGTAGTCGGGGTCTCTCCGGAGACCGCCGAGACCGACGCCTGCCGCATAGAACACATAATAAGCGAAGAGACGTTTGATAAGATCAAAGAATACCTTACAGAAAAATAA